One Rosa chinensis cultivar Old Blush chromosome 3, RchiOBHm-V2, whole genome shotgun sequence DNA window includes the following coding sequences:
- the LOC112194058 gene encoding protein RKD1: MASLSKDDEDLFSFASQLSPLDLSGSEYVPSEWEDELLLTDDTFLGDGFGVGIDGDEGMSNNLNTTSCNTEDRSGIASSSSKPSKAKMLSQETISEYFYMPITRAAEEMNVSVTTLKKRCRELGIHRWPCRKLNSVKNLEESIQEFGKKEEELEFLEKERKMIEQVPDLQLEEKTKRLRHAYFKAKSCGNYSMHRRCK; encoded by the exons ATGGCTTCGTTGTCCAAGGATGATGAAGACCTATTTTCCTTCGCAAGCCAATTGTCTCCACTTGATTTGAG TGGAAGTGAGTATGTTCCATCGGAGTGGGAAGATGAATTGCTTTTAACAGATGATACTTTCCTTGGAGATGGATTTGGTGTTGGGATTGATGGAGATGAGGGTATGTCCAACAATCTTAATACCACTTCTTGCAATACTGAAGATAGAAGCGGTATTGCTAGTTCTTCTTCAAAACCATCAAAAGCCAAAATGTTGTCCCAAGAAACCATATCCGAATACTTTTACATGCCGATAACTAGAGCAGCTGAAGAAATGAATGTCTCTGTAACAACTCTTAAGAAAAGGTGTCGAGAGTTGGGTATTCATCGTTGGCCTTGCCGAAAGTTGAACAGTGTAAAGAACCTAGAAGAAAGCATTCAG GAGTTtgggaagaaggaagaagagttGGAGTTTTTGGAGAAAGAGAGGAAAATGATTGAGCAAGTTCCCGATTTGCAGCTCGAGGAAAAGACGAAGCGGCTCAGGCATGCTTATTTTAAGGCCAAAAGTTgcggaaattattctatgcaccgacggtgcaaatga